TCACGGTAAGCGATGTAAAAATTCTTGGGAGAGGTTACTTCGTTGGAACTACGATCTACATAGCTAATATCACCATAATCAGCCCAAGAGAGCTTACAATCACCGTAAACAACCCGGAGGGATGAGAATATGAAGCACCTTCTTGTATCCCTAATATTCCTAATATTGTTATTAGGAACACAAGTCCACGCATCAAGTTGGTCATATATAGGCTACTTTAAAGCTGGAGACAAGTTAGTAATCAATGAAAACACCACGATAACAATAGATTATGACAAACACAAGCACGTTTACTTTGCAATTATCGAAAATCCTGACAAAAAGCAGGTTATTGTGATAAACGACACGAGAGATGTTTACATACCAAAAGTCATGATTAGGTTCACAGAATTCAACAACCAAACTGTCATCTCAATCCAAAGTGAGAATCCACTAAGTATTGTTGTGAACCCTAAGGAAAGCTCAATTAGCAAATACATTTCAGAAATTTCAAAGCTGAAAAACAAAATTGCAGAGCTTACGAAAGAAAATGAGCAGTTGAATGAGAAAATTAAGGAATTAAACCAGAAGCTGAGTCAAAATGGCAAACAACAATCTACCCAAACAAAGCAACCTCAAAATTTTAACCAATTACAATTGAAGATCCTAAACCTTACAAAGGAGAATAGAAAACTGAAAGAGGAACTTGCAAACCTCACAAAGAAGTACAATGCGCTGAAAGGCGAGAACCAATACTTAAAAGAGCAATTAAAGACATATCAGGCAGTCTTCTCTGGATTAGTATCACGAGTTGAGCAACATGCAGAAAGTGATTATATAGAGCAGGCAAAGAAATCAAAAAAGACAGCTGAAAGATTATTTATATCAATAATTCTAAGTGGACTCTTTGTTGGTGGTTTTGGCCTCTTATTATATCGCAAGAAGCGTAAGTATTACCTAGAATAACTAGTAAAAGATAACACAATCGGAGGTGCCTGATTTGAATGAAAGAAGGCACGTGGAGAAAGCTTCGTGAAGAAACATTATGTGTGTGAGGAGGGATTGTTTATTTTCATTAGAAAAATGGAGGGATTAGAGTGGAGTCTGTAAAAGAAGCAGACACGTGGAAACCCATTACAAAAGGCAGACTCAACGAAATTTATCTTGGCAGGGGTGTTAAGAGCGTAAACGGTACACTAGACAGATGGTTAAAGATAAATGAAGATGATGCTAACCACATGCTGTTTCTCGGACCAAGTGGCTTCCAAAAGACGACTACAATGAAAGCCATTCTCCAGGAGATTTGGTTAAACACCCGTTGGGGTAGAAACCAAGAACCCCCACTCATAATAATTTTCGAGAGAAAATACGACAGAGCAAAGGCGCAATTAGTCAAGAGAGCATTTTATGAGCTAATTAATGAAAGAGGGGAGAGCTGGTTAAAAGCCAGAATAAGCCAAATTACTGAACTCAGTTTATACATTCAAATGCTAGAATCTCCTGCTTACGAAGGTCAACTAGGTCTTATGGGGGACTTTGCCCTAGGATGGGAAAACATTCTAGGATTGCTCAAGTATGACAGACAACACACCCTCTTTAGCCTCTTTGGCATAGAACCAATGGCATTCCCAACAAGAAGATTTGTCTTTAACCCAACAAGAGAACCTCACTATATAGCCCTCGATTCTGGTCCCGAGACAGAGGTTATAGCAACATTCATCAGATATGAACGGCTTGATTTTGAAGACCTTGTAAAAGTCATAAACATAAATCCAAACACTATCTACGCACAAATCATTAAAACAGCGTGGGATGAAGAGAAAGTAAGAAATCCAGACGAACTAATAATTGAAGCCAAGAGAATTTACAATGAAATGCTTGAATTTCTCGAAGTTGAAAACAAAAAACCCCCAACAAGCTTGTGGGGAGTATACAATGTTGCAAAGAGCTTGAAGAAAGTTACATGGCTAAAAGCTAATGGTGAGGATCTATTTGACATCATAGACAATACAAAGATCAACGTAGTGGACTTTAGCCAAAACTCCGATTTAACAGAGTCTGCAAAGAACATTATCTTCAAGAAGGTTATTGAGTGGGTTCTGAAAAAGTATGTTCAAGAAAAAGAAACTGCAGTTTTCATAGCAGGGGATGAAATACAGAACTACCTAAGATCCCATTGGGGTAGAAATATAATTGCAAAACTATTTAGAGAAGGCCGTTCAAACCAAGTAAACTTCCTGGTGGCTACACAGTATTTGCACAGCTTACCAGCTGAGATAGTATATGGAGCCAGTCATATTGCAATACTAGGAACCCTGGCCTCAGCTGATGACTATAACCTTCTCAAGAAAGTTGTCCCTGATTTTGATGTTAATTTTGAGAGAATAGTTGCTACTTCCCTGGAAGAAGTTGAGATACTAAAGAAAAAGAACCGTGGAAAAGGCTATTTCATTTATAATAAGTTCTTCACTGAGCGAATTCATTTTAGGCCCTCCCAAACACTTTAGGAGGTGTTTTGCATGTTTAGACTATTTGGAAAGAAGAAAAGACGTGAAGGAGGCCTCCCAAAGAGAAAATATGACGAACCAGGAATTATTGAAGAGAAGCTAATTCCAATTGCGGAAGAGAGAGTTGAAAGAATAGCCAAGGAAGAAACTCCAATAGAAGAATACAAAGCAGAAA
The window above is part of the Pyrococcus sp. NA2 genome. Proteins encoded here:
- a CDS encoding ATPase AAA — translated: MESVKEADTWKPITKGRLNEIYLGRGVKSVNGTLDRWLKINEDDANHMLFLGPSGFQKTTTMKAILQEIWLNTRWGRNQEPPLIIIFERKYDRAKAQLVKRAFYELINERGESWLKARISQITELSLYIQMLESPAYEGQLGLMGDFALGWENILGLLKYDRQHTLFSLFGIEPMAFPTRRFVFNPTREPHYIALDSGPETEVIATFIRYERLDFEDLVKVININPNTIYAQIIKTAWDEEKVRNPDELIIEAKRIYNEMLEFLEVENKKPPTSLWGVYNVAKSLKKVTWLKANGEDLFDIIDNTKINVVDFSQNSDLTESAKNIIFKKVIEWVLKKYVQEKETAVFIAGDEIQNYLRSHWGRNIIAKLFREGRSNQVNFLVATQYLHSLPAEIVYGASHIAILGTLASADDYNLLKKVVPDFDVNFERIVATSLEEVEILKKKNRGKGYFIYNKFFTERIHFRPSQTL